In Streptomyces sp. NBC_00878, a single window of DNA contains:
- a CDS encoding lipid II flippase MurJ, producing the protein MPVTPPQTPRAPRCGTDGVVVPAARAATQDVNGTGSPLATATGKFIAKAALITASLSVAGALLGLVRDQALAQLFGAGSETDAFLVAWTVPEFAATLLIEDGLAIAMIPAFSLALARRAQGVPGDPVRSLVASTLPRLSLGFVAVSALIIVGAPYLVGALAPGLPEPGLAADCTRLTATCVLSFGLAGYCSAALRAHRRFLAPATIYVAYNAGIIAAMFLLGERWGVRSAAAGVAAGGCLMVAVQLPSLRRLLRSRPSVSGGGVKVPPMNLALISSVLLFAMCRQSQVLIERFLASTLPAGAISHLNYAQKVAQIPMTLSLMLCTVTFPVVAQALADGDTERARARVERDLALACRLVLFGTATVVACAPQIIAILFQRGAFTAQDTVVTAGVLRVYALGLLGQTLVGVLIRTYFSAGRPTWYPIGAMTAGVVATTWIGVGTVDIWGVSAIAAANAAGITVTAALLLAGLAQEPNGHARPKNARRAGRPAGPSSFVFSTWTAGRRRRAAQYSRSRGVPIHTRHVLSDLGRPLRAAVVATVAGASASSAPGSPVVGFAVGCVTVTAVFLLLGLALGTQGRASALHSVGAVTRRLRHGRSS; encoded by the coding sequence ATGCCCGTGACGCCGCCGCAGACTCCGCGTGCGCCCCGTTGCGGGACCGACGGGGTGGTCGTGCCCGCGGCACGGGCAGCCACGCAGGACGTGAACGGCACCGGCTCCCCTTTGGCTACGGCTACGGGGAAGTTCATCGCGAAGGCCGCTCTGATCACGGCGTCGCTGTCGGTCGCCGGGGCGCTGCTCGGCCTGGTGCGGGATCAGGCACTGGCCCAGCTCTTCGGGGCGGGCAGCGAGACGGACGCCTTTCTGGTCGCGTGGACCGTACCGGAGTTCGCCGCCACGCTGCTCATCGAGGACGGCCTGGCCATCGCGATGATCCCGGCTTTCAGCCTGGCCCTGGCCCGGCGCGCCCAGGGCGTCCCCGGCGACCCGGTTCGCTCCCTTGTCGCCAGCACCCTGCCCCGCCTGTCCCTCGGCTTCGTCGCCGTGTCCGCTCTGATCATCGTAGGGGCCCCCTACCTGGTCGGGGCTCTGGCACCCGGCCTGCCCGAACCCGGCCTCGCCGCCGACTGCACCCGGCTGACGGCGACCTGTGTACTGAGCTTCGGGCTCGCCGGGTACTGCAGCGCGGCTCTGCGGGCGCACCGTCGCTTCCTGGCGCCCGCGACGATCTACGTGGCCTACAACGCCGGCATCATCGCCGCGATGTTCCTGCTCGGCGAGCGCTGGGGCGTGCGATCGGCGGCGGCCGGAGTGGCGGCGGGCGGCTGTCTGATGGTCGCTGTCCAACTGCCGTCCCTGCGGCGGCTGCTGAGGAGTCGCCCATCCGTTTCCGGCGGCGGGGTCAAGGTACCCCCGATGAACCTCGCCCTGATCAGCAGCGTTCTCCTCTTCGCCATGTGCCGCCAGTCCCAGGTCCTGATCGAGCGCTTCCTCGCCTCCACCCTTCCCGCCGGGGCCATCTCGCACCTCAACTACGCGCAGAAGGTGGCCCAGATCCCGATGACGCTGTCGCTGATGCTGTGCACCGTCACCTTTCCGGTGGTCGCGCAGGCGCTCGCCGACGGCGACACCGAACGGGCTCGCGCCCGCGTGGAGCGGGACTTGGCGCTCGCTTGCCGCCTGGTGCTCTTCGGCACGGCCACGGTGGTCGCCTGCGCTCCGCAGATCATCGCAATCCTGTTCCAGCGGGGTGCGTTCACCGCGCAGGACACGGTGGTGACCGCGGGCGTCCTGCGCGTGTACGCCCTCGGGCTGCTCGGCCAGACCCTGGTGGGGGTACTGATCCGCACGTACTTCTCGGCGGGGCGGCCGACCTGGTATCCGATCGGAGCCATGACCGCGGGTGTCGTCGCGACCACCTGGATCGGGGTGGGAACCGTGGACATCTGGGGCGTGTCGGCGATCGCCGCCGCCAACGCCGCCGGCATCACCGTCACGGCCGCACTGCTGCTCGCCGGTCTCGCGCAGGAGCCGAACGGGCACGCCCGTCCCAAAAACGCACGGCGAGCGGGAAGACCCGCAGGACCGAGCTCCTTCGTCTTCTCGACCTGGACCGCGGGCCGCCGTCGTCGAGCCGCGCAGTACAGCAGGTCACGCGGGGTCCCCATCCATACCCGGCACGTACTGTCCGATCTGGGCCGGCCGCTGCGGGCGGCGGTGGTCGCCACGGTGGCGGGGGCGTCCGCCTCAAGCGCGCCGGGGTCCCCGGTGGTGGGTTTCGCGGTCGGCTGCGTGACCGTGACCGCAGTTTTCCTCCTGCTCGGACTGGCCCTGGGCACCCAGGGCCGCGCATCCGCGCTTCATTCCGTAGGCGCCGTCACGCGGAGGCTGAGACATGGCCGTTCCAGTTGA
- a CDS encoding O-antigen ligase → MTLALTPLMRRDTVLTPVLPVVAVLALLALPLDPSSEGGPGPADAVSGLLVLLCAIRLVRDRRRPLPRTAAVVLGLPVLGLVVAALGAYSPEAGIGGMGRYLQIFVLVPAAVLLLIRGRGDFRLLAWSFVGLAGWQGAVGVHQYVTRTGASFQGEQIRAVGTFGPQDVMGMATVVGIGLVCAFALALGQTSVRQRGVALACALALLLPLALSFSRGAWIATAVTCAVQLVLAGLRRALKVAAVVAAAGVVLVGGLSVGTAVLEERIDSITQVTDAPDQSVVDRYAMWAAATDIWREHPLTGVGLKGFPEYRDAYASPALSSGSDTEGAGAAYRRQPLLSPHSMYLLVLSEQGLLGLMAFAGSWLALLVCGLRATVRARASGRRGLDCGLVACGLLIWQLTDFVYADIGGPSTVLTAVSFGLVTWWALAGNGEAQAAPPVPVLRNARKSVARCP, encoded by the coding sequence ATGACGCTCGCACTGACGCCGCTCATGCGCCGGGACACCGTCCTGACACCGGTCCTGCCCGTGGTGGCTGTGCTCGCCCTGCTGGCGCTGCCGCTCGACCCGAGCAGCGAGGGCGGCCCAGGTCCCGCCGACGCGGTGTCCGGACTCCTGGTGCTCCTCTGCGCGATCCGCCTCGTACGGGACCGGCGGCGCCCCTTGCCGCGTACGGCCGCCGTGGTGCTGGGCCTGCCGGTCCTCGGGCTGGTCGTCGCTGCCCTGGGGGCGTACTCGCCCGAGGCCGGGATCGGCGGTATGGGCCGATATCTGCAGATCTTCGTGCTCGTCCCGGCGGCGGTCCTGCTGCTGATCCGCGGCCGGGGCGACTTCCGGCTGCTGGCCTGGTCGTTCGTGGGGCTCGCGGGCTGGCAGGGGGCCGTCGGAGTGCACCAGTACGTCACCCGGACCGGCGCCTCCTTTCAGGGCGAGCAGATCCGGGCCGTCGGCACGTTCGGGCCACAGGACGTGATGGGGATGGCAACGGTGGTCGGCATCGGCCTTGTGTGCGCGTTCGCCCTCGCGCTCGGGCAGACATCCGTACGGCAAAGGGGAGTCGCCCTCGCATGCGCGCTGGCGCTGCTGCTGCCGCTCGCGCTGTCCTTCAGCCGGGGCGCGTGGATCGCGACGGCTGTGACCTGCGCGGTGCAGCTGGTCCTGGCCGGGCTGCGGCGCGCGCTCAAGGTGGCTGCGGTCGTAGCCGCGGCGGGCGTGGTCCTGGTGGGCGGTCTCAGTGTCGGCACGGCGGTGCTGGAGGAGCGGATCGACAGCATCACGCAGGTCACCGACGCCCCCGACCAGTCCGTCGTCGACCGGTACGCGATGTGGGCGGCCGCCACCGACATCTGGCGCGAACACCCGCTGACCGGCGTCGGGTTGAAGGGCTTCCCCGAGTACCGGGACGCGTACGCCTCGCCGGCGCTGTCGTCGGGCAGCGACACCGAGGGCGCGGGGGCCGCGTACCGGAGGCAGCCGCTGCTGTCACCGCACAGCATGTATCTGCTGGTGCTGAGCGAACAGGGCCTGCTCGGGCTGATGGCGTTCGCCGGGAGCTGGCTGGCGCTGCTGGTGTGCGGGCTGCGGGCGACGGTGCGGGCGCGCGCGTCGGGGCGCCGCGGCCTCGACTGCGGGCTGGTCGCCTGCGGATTGCTGATCTGGCAGCTCACCGACTTCGTGTACGCCGACATCGGCGGCCCCTCCACCGTGCTGACCGCCGTGTCCTTCGGGTTGGTGACGTGGTGGGCGCTGGCCGGGAACGGCGAGGCGCAGGCAGCTCCGCCGGTTCCGGTACTCAGAAACGCGCGGAAGAGCGTGGCGCGATGCCCGTGA
- a CDS encoding exopolysaccharide biosynthesis polyprenyl glycosylphosphotransferase translates to MTADSTIAPPGTQPRDHGFSPVSVMPSRGAVPSPPSPADRRPARSASPAPLLVADGTAALLGALTLAGTQLRPLPSALLLAASLLLRPHQTRRPVPGILDELPAICRRTAVAWLALAALVAAYRPDDALSTRTLLVGFAVQAAASCALRGIVHARWRAALLRNPRTALVIGPAVTAQRVAAAVSRHPWCGVRPVGIVAEQQDGAGGLPVLTTGEEVERAVVQNSVRAVLAVHPSVRTQQGPLLSALTERGCVVWEVDADSPSYATKDRLAGFSCRRLERTTTPRGSVGKRALDIVVSATLLLLVSPLLLVCAVTLRISDGPGVVFRQERIGKGGKPFTLLKFRTHRPVDEHEAATRWSVADEHEMRGFCRMLRRTSLDELLQLWNVLRGDMSLVGPRPERPYFVAQFSEAHPGYAARHRMRTGVTGLAQIHGLRGDTSIEDRFRFDNVYIDNWSLWQDVCILLRTVATLMRPTGS, encoded by the coding sequence GTGACCGCGGACAGCACTATCGCCCCTCCCGGCACACAGCCCCGGGATCACGGATTCTCGCCCGTCTCGGTCATGCCGTCGCGCGGCGCCGTCCCGAGTCCCCCGTCCCCCGCCGACAGGCGGCCCGCACGGTCGGCCTCGCCGGCGCCCCTGCTCGTCGCGGACGGGACAGCCGCCCTGCTGGGTGCCCTGACACTGGCCGGGACTCAACTCCGCCCGCTCCCATCGGCCTTGCTGTTGGCCGCGTCGCTGCTGCTGCGCCCGCACCAAACGCGCCGACCGGTGCCGGGCATCCTCGACGAACTGCCCGCAATCTGCCGCCGGACAGCGGTGGCCTGGCTGGCGCTCGCCGCACTGGTGGCGGCGTACCGGCCGGACGACGCGCTGTCCACGCGCACCCTGTTGGTGGGCTTCGCCGTGCAGGCTGCGGCGAGCTGCGCGCTGCGCGGCATCGTGCACGCGAGGTGGCGCGCCGCGCTGCTGCGCAACCCGCGCACCGCGCTCGTCATCGGCCCGGCGGTGACCGCGCAGCGCGTGGCCGCCGCCGTGTCGCGGCACCCTTGGTGCGGGGTACGGCCGGTGGGGATCGTGGCCGAACAACAGGACGGCGCCGGGGGCCTGCCGGTTCTGACGACCGGTGAAGAGGTCGAGAGGGCGGTCGTCCAGAACAGCGTGCGGGCGGTGCTGGCCGTCCACCCCTCCGTACGGACCCAACAGGGACCGCTGCTGAGCGCGCTGACCGAGCGGGGTTGCGTGGTGTGGGAGGTGGACGCGGACTCCCCGTCGTACGCGACGAAGGACCGACTGGCAGGGTTCTCCTGCAGGCGCCTGGAGAGGACTACGACGCCACGCGGCAGCGTGGGCAAGCGGGCGCTCGACATCGTCGTGTCGGCGACACTGCTGCTGCTGGTCAGCCCCCTGTTGCTGGTGTGCGCGGTGACACTGCGGATCAGCGACGGGCCGGGGGTGGTGTTCCGGCAGGAGCGCATCGGCAAGGGCGGAAAGCCGTTCACGCTGCTGAAGTTCCGCACTCACCGTCCCGTCGACGAGCACGAGGCGGCGACCCGGTGGAGCGTGGCGGACGAACACGAGATGCGCGGGTTCTGCCGCATGCTGCGGCGCACCTCCCTCGACGAGCTCCTCCAGCTGTGGAACGTGCTCCGGGGCGACATGAGTCTGGTCGGACCTCGGCCCGAGCGCCCCTACTTCGTCGCACAGTTCAGCGAGGCCCACCCCGGCTACGCGGCTCGCCACCGTATGCGGACCGGCGTCACCGGCCTCGCCCAGATCCATGGGCTGCGCGGCGACACGTCCATCGAGGACCGCTTCCGGTTCGACAACGTCTACATCGACAACTGGTCGCTGTGGCAGGACGTGTGCATCCTGTTGCGCACCGTGGCCACGCTCATGCGTCCGACGGGAAGCTGA
- a CDS encoding glycosyltransferase: MHTSSTSPRSRVLHLTQPVDGGVARVVTDLVQAQLTAGLAVTVACPDGALTTGLRRLGADVRHWQATRSPGPSLVREVRQLARVIDEVRPHLVHVHSAKAGLAGRLAVRGRIPTVFQPHAWSFEATGGAASALARAWERWGVRWASQVVCVSEAERMTGVHAGISGRWSVIPNGVDLQRFRPAPVGTVRAGLRPLREVDPAAPLVVCVGRLCRQKGQAVLLRAWSSVARRVPGARLVLVGDGPDRDRLRAVAPRSVLFAGAVADVVPWYQAADLVVLPSRWEGMALAPLEAMACGRPVVATDVDGARESLPPSLASRCLVPPENPAVLAGAVTELLLDPPLRASLGCQGLQYVLSSHDVRHTAEAVADIYRHLIGVRPAPRVAPTEHRESIHS, translated from the coding sequence ATGCACACGTCATCAACCAGCCCTCGGTCACGGGTCCTTCACCTCACCCAGCCCGTGGACGGCGGGGTCGCCCGCGTCGTGACGGACCTGGTACAGGCGCAACTCACGGCCGGCCTGGCCGTCACGGTGGCCTGCCCCGACGGCGCGCTCACCACAGGGCTCCGGCGACTGGGCGCGGACGTACGGCACTGGCAGGCGACGCGGTCACCGGGTCCGTCACTCGTACGGGAGGTACGGCAGCTGGCACGCGTGATCGATGAAGTACGCCCTCATCTGGTGCACGTGCACAGCGCGAAGGCCGGGCTCGCCGGGCGGCTCGCCGTCCGGGGGAGGATCCCCACCGTGTTCCAGCCGCACGCCTGGTCGTTCGAGGCCACCGGCGGGGCCGCCTCGGCGCTCGCGCGGGCGTGGGAACGGTGGGGGGTGCGTTGGGCCTCCCAGGTGGTGTGCGTGAGCGAGGCGGAGCGCATGACCGGCGTGCACGCCGGGATCAGCGGGCGGTGGAGCGTCATCCCCAACGGCGTCGACCTGCAGCGCTTCCGCCCCGCCCCCGTCGGCACCGTACGGGCTGGGCTGAGGCCGTTGCGCGAGGTCGATCCCGCCGCGCCGCTCGTCGTCTGTGTAGGGCGGCTGTGCCGGCAGAAGGGCCAGGCCGTCCTGCTGCGGGCGTGGAGTTCCGTCGCCCGCAGGGTGCCCGGCGCGCGTCTCGTCCTGGTCGGCGACGGGCCGGACCGCGACCGGCTTCGGGCGGTCGCGCCGAGGTCCGTGCTGTTCGCGGGTGCCGTCGCCGACGTCGTCCCCTGGTACCAGGCCGCCGATCTCGTCGTTCTGCCGTCCCGTTGGGAGGGCATGGCGCTGGCCCCGCTGGAGGCGATGGCCTGCGGCCGGCCGGTGGTGGCCACAGACGTCGACGGTGCCCGCGAGAGCCTGCCTCCCTCACTCGCCTCCCGTTGCCTGGTCCCGCCCGAGAACCCGGCGGTGCTGGCCGGGGCCGTCACCGAACTGCTGCTCGACCCGCCGCTGCGCGCATCGCTCGGCTGCCAGGGGCTCCAGTACGTCCTGTCCTCGCACGACGTGCGGCACACCGCCGAGGCGGTTGCGGACATCTACCGCCACCTGATCGGCGTGCGACCCGCACCACGCGTCGCACCCACGGAGCATAGGGAGTCCATCCACTCGTGA
- a CDS encoding DUF3344 domain-containing protein, with amino-acid sequence MRNSLALLLRRTTVGALALAGMWAPAAALAVAPAAPSSQEADRLPFAQRYQARQHGGIVRAANVSISCRMPRANRESLPPTARSCPATRAGGTGVNGDFDMTYVDVDKDPNTYNSSRAEVRVPKGSRVSYARLYWGGNLRVGEQKPPKDNGRVLVAEQGGEYKAVLADTVVGHRVAHGADAFQASADVTRLVRKNGPGLYTVAQVNVAMGRSTAGAWGGWTLVVAYKNPKEPLRHLAVWDGFDALKSGAGQEIRLRGMRFPAGAGGRAGLVTYDGDRGATGDTLTLATTRTRSVPPPHGTEVTALTNSANPRADVLNSTISGPGTAQPKRVPAYARTLGYDSDVFDLGTGLRRGGDQLAFRVVSQRDLIWAGVLFVAVDAQR; translated from the coding sequence ATGCGCAATTCCCTAGCCCTCCTGCTGCGCCGTACAACGGTGGGCGCCCTCGCCCTCGCCGGGATGTGGGCTCCCGCAGCCGCCCTGGCGGTCGCGCCTGCCGCACCATCGTCGCAGGAGGCCGACCGTCTCCCCTTCGCCCAGCGATACCAGGCCCGCCAACACGGCGGGATCGTCCGCGCGGCCAACGTCTCCATCAGCTGCCGGATGCCACGGGCGAACCGCGAATCCCTGCCGCCGACGGCGCGTTCCTGCCCGGCCACTCGCGCAGGCGGGACCGGGGTGAACGGCGACTTCGACATGACGTACGTCGATGTCGACAAGGACCCGAACACCTACAACTCCTCCCGCGCGGAGGTCCGTGTACCCAAGGGCTCACGGGTCAGCTACGCACGGCTGTACTGGGGCGGCAACCTGCGCGTCGGCGAGCAGAAGCCGCCCAAGGACAACGGGCGGGTGCTGGTCGCCGAACAGGGCGGGGAGTACAAGGCGGTCCTCGCGGACACGGTCGTCGGCCACCGTGTGGCGCACGGTGCGGACGCCTTCCAGGCCTCGGCGGACGTCACGAGGCTGGTGCGGAAGAACGGGCCGGGTCTGTACACCGTGGCACAGGTCAACGTGGCGATGGGAAGGTCGACGGCCGGCGCGTGGGGTGGCTGGACGCTGGTGGTGGCGTACAAGAACCCGAAGGAGCCGTTGCGGCACCTCGCCGTCTGGGACGGCTTCGACGCGCTGAAGTCCGGTGCGGGGCAGGAGATCCGGCTGCGCGGAATGCGTTTCCCGGCGGGCGCGGGCGGCCGGGCGGGCCTGGTGACGTACGACGGCGACCGCGGCGCGACCGGCGACACCCTCACCCTCGCGACCACCCGCACGCGCTCCGTCCCGCCGCCCCACGGCACCGAGGTCACCGCCCTCACCAACTCCGCCAATCCCCGCGCCGACGTCCTGAACTCCACGATCAGTGGACCGGGGACGGCCCAGCCGAAGCGGGTGCCGGCGTACGCCCGCACCCTCGGCTACGACTCCGATGTGTTCGATCTCGGAACAGGCCTGCGACGCGGCGGCGACCAACTGGCCTTCCGAGTCGTTTCCCAGCGGGACCTGATCTGGGCCGGCGTGCTCTTCGTCGCCGTCGACGCCCAGCGGTAA
- a CDS encoding tyrosinase family oxidase copper chaperone has product MPTGRRRMLRGLFAVAGVALAPVLAASWATGPKGAWFRETYRGRRIVGIRDDAVRLGDDVPAVWHVTVDGRPLHLMRRVDGSWMTMVDHYQSYPTPLAAARAAVDELGPTMRLGASDGTGSRMDDSGTPSGGQETEGDHRHGVHA; this is encoded by the coding sequence GTGCCCACCGGGCGGAGGCGGATGCTGCGGGGGTTGTTCGCGGTGGCCGGGGTGGCGCTCGCACCGGTCTTGGCGGCGTCGTGGGCGACCGGGCCGAAGGGGGCGTGGTTTCGCGAGACATATCGCGGACGGCGCATCGTCGGCATCAGAGACGACGCCGTGCGGTTGGGGGACGACGTCCCGGCCGTGTGGCACGTCACGGTGGACGGGCGGCCACTGCACCTGATGCGTCGCGTCGACGGCAGTTGGATGACCATGGTCGACCACTACCAGTCGTATCCGACGCCACTCGCCGCGGCGCGCGCGGCTGTGGACGAACTCGGCCCCACCATGCGGTTGGGGGCGTCGGACGGAACCGGCAGCCGCATGGACGACAGCGGTACGCCGAGCGGCGGCCAGGAAACCGAGGGGGACCATCGCCATGGTGTACACGCGTAA
- a CDS encoding tyrosinase family protein, translating to MVYTRKDVSTLTPSERRRFVTALIEVKRRGEYDEFVRMHIQYFVPDGESGPRTAHMAPSFLPWHRRFVLDLEQALRRVDESVTVPYWDWTRNRASTAVPWTEDLLGGTGRRSDRQVLTGPFAHRHGQWTIKEGITDAEYLMRDLGRSRDPIALPTAGDVDGALADPVYDTAPWNSTSAKGFRNKLEGWGPGRGAVSWRNHNRVHRWVGGHMVSGASVNDPVFWMHHAFVDLVWSRWQRRHRDARYLPAKPPGPRDAQRGRVVARHERMPPWDVTPEELENHSAVYRYT from the coding sequence ATGGTGTACACGCGTAAGGACGTCAGCACGCTCACCCCTTCCGAGCGGCGCCGGTTCGTGACCGCACTGATCGAGGTGAAACGCCGCGGTGAGTACGACGAGTTCGTGCGCATGCACATCCAGTACTTCGTTCCCGACGGCGAGAGCGGCCCGCGCACGGCCCACATGGCGCCCTCCTTCCTGCCCTGGCACCGCAGGTTCGTGCTGGACCTGGAGCAGGCGCTGCGCCGCGTGGACGAGTCGGTGACCGTGCCGTACTGGGACTGGACACGCAACCGTGCCTCGACGGCCGTACCGTGGACCGAGGACCTGCTCGGCGGCACCGGGCGGCGTTCCGACCGGCAGGTCTTGACCGGCCCCTTCGCCCACCGCCACGGCCAGTGGACCATCAAAGAGGGGATCACCGACGCCGAGTACCTCATGCGGGACCTGGGCCGCTCCCGGGACCCGATCGCTCTGCCCACGGCCGGGGATGTGGACGGCGCCCTCGCGGACCCGGTCTACGACACGGCCCCCTGGAACTCCACGTCCGCCAAAGGGTTCCGCAACAAGCTGGAGGGGTGGGGGCCGGGTCGCGGCGCCGTGTCGTGGCGCAACCACAACCGGGTCCACCGATGGGTCGGCGGCCACATGGTGAGCGGCGCCTCCGTCAACGACCCCGTCTTCTGGATGCACCACGCCTTCGTCGACCTGGTGTGGTCCCGCTGGCAGCGGCGGCACCGGGACGCCCGCTATCTTCCCGCGAAGCCGCCCGGCCCGAGGGATGCCCAGCGCGGCCGGGTCGTCGCGCGGCACGAGAGGATGCCGCCGTGGGACGTGACCCCGGAGGAACTGGAGAATCACAGCGCGGTCTATCGGTACACGTAG